The stretch of DNA CAAGTAGTAAAAAGGAGAAATATGAAACTAATTGTTGGTTTAGGAAACCCAGGAATTGATTATGAAAAAACTAGACACAATGTCGGTTTTATGGTAATTGACAAACTATCTGAAAAACTAGAATGTCCCTTAAAAGAAAAAAAGTTTAATGGTATTTTTTATAAAGATAAGGATGTTATTTTAGCAAAACCATTAACTTATATGAATAACAGTGGAGAATTTGTTAAAGCAATAGTTGAATATTATGATGTTTTAATTGATGATATTATTGTTGTTTATGACGATATGGATACCGAATTAGGAAAAGTTACTATTCGTCAATCAGGATCTTCAGGTGGACACAATGGAATCAAAAGTATTATTCAACATTTAAATACTCAAGACATTAAACGCCTAAAAATCGGCATTGGTAGAAACGAGAATGCAATTAATTTTGTTTTAGGTAAATTCAGTTTTGCTGATTCAAAAATTATTGAGAAAGTTGTTGATGCCGCCGCTGATGCTTTAATTCAATTTATCGGAAATGATATTAGATATGTAATGAATAACTATTCAGGTAAAATCTATGGAAAATAATTTTGAAAATTTAGAACAAAAATTTTTATTTGAATTTGAAAAAAATAATATAGATAAAAGTTCAACTTTTGTTTTGGGAATTAGTGGCGGTCCAGATTCAATGTGGTTGCTAAATTTAATGAAGAATTTAAATGTTATTGTTGCTTGTGTTAACTACAATAAAAGAAAAGATGCTTGAAATGATCAAAAAATTGTCGAAAATTTTTGTTCAAAAAATAATATAAAATGTGAAACATTAGTTTTGGATAAAAATCAAAAATATGATGGTAATTTTCAAAAAATTGCCCGTGATCAAAGATATGATTTTTATCAAAAAATTTATAATAAATACAAAGCGTCAGCATTGATTTTAGCTCATCATAAAGATGATAATTTAGAAACTTATTTATTTCAAAAGCAAAGTAAAAGACAACCTAAAAATTACGGAATAGCTAATATTAATCAATTATTAGAAATGACTATTTTTCGTCCAATGATTAATTTATGGTTTAAGGATGAAATATTAACATTTTGTAATTT from Mycoplasmopsis arginini encodes:
- the tilS gene encoding tRNA lysidine(34) synthetase TilS — encoded protein: MENNFENLEQKFLFEFEKNNIDKSSTFVLGISGGPDSMWLLNLMKNLNVIVACVNYNKRKDAWNDQKIVENFCSKNNIKCETLVLDKNQKYDGNFQKIARDQRYDFYQKIYNKYKASALILAHHKDDNLETYLFQKQSKRQPKNYGIANINQLLEMTIFRPMINLWFKDEILTFCNFFNIPYALDYTNFLPIYTRNKIRIELKEKTKIEKQKLIDEMNFINKELEHKNLIVKDKYLNFKNSDYNYKLLDLDCEFINEILFEFLHDNIENVKVCKNKLNLFKNYIKSTKNFKHFKINDKNYVYKHQGKLKVDKI
- the pth gene encoding aminoacyl-tRNA hydrolase; this translates as MKLIVGLGNPGIDYEKTRHNVGFMVIDKLSEKLECPLKEKKFNGIFYKDKDVILAKPLTYMNNSGEFVKAIVEYYDVLIDDIIVVYDDMDTELGKVTIRQSGSSGGHNGIKSIIQHLNTQDIKRLKIGIGRNENAINFVLGKFSFADSKIIEKVVDAAADALIQFIGNDIRYVMNNYSGKIYGK